A region from the Acomys russatus chromosome 24, mAcoRus1.1, whole genome shotgun sequence genome encodes:
- the LOC127207071 gene encoding 60S ribosomal protein L36a-like produces the protein MVNVPKTRRTFCKKCGKHQPHKVTQDKKGKDSLYTQGKQRYDRKQSGYGGQTKPIFRKKAKTTKKIVLRLECVEPNCRSKRMLAIKRRKHFELGGDKRRKGQVIQF, from the coding sequence ATGGTCAACGTACCTAAAACCCGAAGAACTTTCTGTAAGAAATGCGGCAAGCACCAACCTCACAAAGTGACCCAGGATAAGAAGGGCAAGGATTCCCTGTACACCCAAGGGAAGCAGCGCTACGATCGTAAGCAGAGTGGCTACGGAGGGCAGACAAAGCCAATTTTCAGAAAGAAGGCCAAAACCACAAAGAAGATCGTGCTCAGGCTTGAGTGTGTTGAGCCCAACTGCAGATCCAAGAGGATGCTGGCCATTAAGAGACGCAAGCATTTTGAACTGGGAGGCGACAAGAGGAGAAAGGGCCAAGTGATCCAGTTCTAG